The genomic stretch ACAGTTGCATTGTTTGTTACGTTATCGCTATCCGCGCGTTCCCTAAACTTGCAGCGAAGGAGCAGTATGGCTCGGATCGTATTTCATCCGGAGCAGGCGCATACAGTTGTCGAACATGCATCTGCCCTCAGGCACTTGCTGCCGCAGACGGATCGGCCCAGGACCCCAGTGGCTGTTGTGGCCGTTGGAGGGCAGCGCTTGGTCCAATTAGTAAGGAGGCTAAAAAGCCCATTCCCCAGCTGCTTGCAGGCGATCGAACCGTTGCGCTTGGCATTGCTGGGCGAGCGGCCGATCCCGTGGGAACGGGGACTCGGTGCTCTGCACACGGCCGAGCGGGCGCTGGCGATCGGGGCCATTGTGCTGTCCGATGAAGTCCGTCGGATCGACTACGGGCGCAGTGTGCCCGCTTTGTATCTGGACGCCCCAATGTATCAGCACGGAGCTGATCCGTTGGCCTGTGCCGTCGTCGTTGCGAGCGGATTAGGTGCGATGCGGCGCTGCGTCGCGGGTAATGAATACGACGTTCTCAGCGAGATCGAGCGCGCCGTACAAGACGTCCTGCAACAGGGTGCGGCGCTCTTCAGCAGACTCACATTTTCGCAGCGGATGGATCTGCAACGGATCGCAATGGCCACTGTAGGCGGCGACGCGATGATTCCGCTGTCTGAAGTGTTGCCGACACTGACGGCGGTCGGCGCATTGCTCGACCATTCGGCCATGGCACCCACTGTGGTAGACGCCGCAGCGCTCGATTTGTCCGCCACACTGTTCGATATGCCATTTGCCGCAGCGCAGGCGGCTGCGCTGCGGGCTTTCCGGGAGCGGTATGTCGAGGCGCTCATGGACCGGTGTGGTGGTAATGTGTCGCAGGCGGCGCGCGAGGCCGGTCTTGATCGTTCGAATTGGCGGCGGCTTATGCTGAGGGATCGAGGGGCGCTATCCCCTCGCGATTAAGACTGTGGTGCAGTCGGTTGCTTCTGTTGTTCCCGCATCCGGTAGACGATCAGCAGTAATTCGGCCACGGCCGTATACAACGATTCCGGAATTTCATCGCCGATCTCGAGTTCGATCAACGCCCACGCCAGCGGAATGTTGCGCATGATCGGCACGTCGTACTCTTCCGCCACTTCGCGGATCAATTGCGCAAACAGGCGTTGTCCTTTGGCGAGGACTTGGGGCGCGGCCATGTTCGCGGTATCGTATTTCAGCGCAATCGCGAGTTCGGTCGGGTTGGTGACCACCATATCGGCCGCTGCGACCGCTTTCCGCACGTCCGACTGCGCCATCTCTTGATGCAGTTGTCGCCGCATCGATTTGATGAGTGGATCGCCCTCGTCTTGCTTATACTCGCGCTTCACTTCGTCTTTGGTCATGCGCAACTGCTTCTTGTATTGCCAGCGTTGCACCATGATGTCGATGATCGCGAGCACGATGAAGACGACGAAGACGCGGATCAGGAACGCCGTCAAGACCCGCTGGGCGACTTCCGCCCCATGGAGCGGCGAGGCAGTCATCGTCAGCAGGACTTCGTTCAGCGATTTTTTTAACACCCAGTAGGCGAGGAAAAAGACGAGTGAGACTTTTAAGATATTTTTCACCAACTCGATCAGTGTCGTGATCTTCGCCATGTTCTTCACGTTCTCGACGATATTGAGTCGCTTCATCTGCATCTGGATCGGCTCGGTGGCGAAGATCGGTCCGGTCTGCAGAAAGCCGACCGCCAGCGCGATCACGGTGAGCAATCCCAAGTACGGCGCGAGGATCTTGGTCATGGAAATGCAAGCTGCGCCGAGTTGGTGGAACAATTCGCGATTGTCGATCTCGCGCTGCTTCGTGAACTCGAAGACTTGTTGGAAGAGGGCACGGAAATCTTCCGTCGACATTTGGAAGAGGACGAGCATGCCCGCAAACGCTGCGATCAAAATGACGATCGTGTTCAAGTCGCGACTCTTCGCCACTTGCCCCTTCTTGCGTGCCTCCCGCACGCGTCGCGGGGTCGCATCCTCGGTCTTCTCTTGTGAGCTGTCTTCCGCCATATCGGTAGTATCGGCCGCCGTGAGAGCGCAGATTTCGTGGCCTGTCCTTGCGCAATCAACGCCGCCAGGCTAATCTAGCAAGATCACAGGATAATTACTAGTCTATGCCCGACGCCGCACCCATTGCCTTTCCGTCCCGCAGCCCGATGGGACAGTATTATCTGCTCGAAAAGCTCGCGCAGGGCGGGATGGCGGAGATTTACAAAGGTCTGGCGTATGACCTGCACGGGATCAAGCGCATCGTCGTGATCAAGAAGATCCTGCCGCATATCGCCGCGAATCGCGAATTCATCGATATGCTCATTGCCGAGGCGAAGATCGCCGTGATGTTGACCCACGGGAATATCGCGCAAATTTACGACTTGGGGAAGGTGGGCGCGGACTACTTTATTGTGATGGAGTATGTGCCCGGATGGTCGGTCAGCCAGATCCAACGCGAATGCGCGGCGCGGAAGCTCCCGATCCCCATTCCGTTCGCGTGCTATATTACCGCCGAGATCGCCGCCGGCCTTGACTATATGCACGAGCGGACCGACGAGCGCGGCGAGCCGCTCCATATCGTGCACCGCGACGTGAGTCCGCAAAATGTGATCTTGAGCGAGTCCGGGACGGTGAAGATCATCGACTTCGGGATCGCGAAAGCACGGACGAAATTAGAGACCACGGACGTCGGCATCCTGAAGGGCAAATTCGCCTATATGTCGCCGGAACACGCCAACGGCGAGGCGATGGATCATCGCAGTGATATTTTTTCACTCGGCGTGATCCTGCACGAAATGTTGGCCGGCGTGCGACTCTTCAAAGCGCGCGACCAACGCGAGACGTTGCGGAACGTCCGCCGCTGTGAACCGGCGGTGCCGTCGACGCTGCGGCCCGACGTATCGCCGGCCCTCGACGCGATCGTGTTGCAGAGTTTGGCGAAGGCGTGTGACGCGCGGACCGCGAGCGCCGGGTTGCTGCGGGGGGCGTTGCTGCGGTTGCTGCATCAGACCTTTCCGGAGTTTCGTCCACAGGATGTCGTGACCTTCCTCCATCAATTGTTCGGCGAAGTCGAACCGGAAGGCGAGCCCGAAGATGCGGAGGGCAAGACGCCGCTGTTGATCAGCGATTTCACCCAGTCGGCCGTGGTCGGTACGCGCGGTGGCGAACCGTTCGAATCGATCGTGGAACACGGCGTGCCGACCGTGATCGCGGAACTCATGGAGCCGTTCGGCCGCGAACGGCCGATGGCTCCGACTGTCGACGAGGCGCCATTGGCGGCGGAGACCGAAGCCGACGAAGTGAGCGTGACCGTGGCGGGCACCGACCTTCAATCCCGCGCGCTGGCATGGCTGCGGCGCTGTCGAGCGACGGGTGCGCCCGTGTGGCAGGCCGTGCAGCGGCTGCGGTTGCGCCCGTTGCGACGGCGCGAAATCGGCATTGTCGCCGGTCTCTGCGTCCTGTGTGGCGTCGGTTTGTTGTGGATCAGCGGCACGGGGGCGTTGCTGTGGGACTCCTGGCAACAGCGACAACCCTTGCTGGCCGAGCGCCAGCCGGTCGTGTTGGGCAGTGAGCCTGTCGTGGCGACGGTTGCGCTGCACGTCACGTCGACCCCGGCGGGCGCCAAAATATTTCTCGATCAGCGCGAAACGGGACTCGTGACGCCCACGACGTTGCGCGGATTAGTGCGCGACCACGAGTATGAACTCGGATTCTTCTTGGACGGCTATCAATATTATCGCATCCCATGGAATATGCGCGACGCGACTGCGAAGTCCCTTGAGATTGTCCTGACGCCCGACTATGGGCGTGTGAAGATTGAAACAACCCCTGCGGGGGCGTCGCTGCGCATCGACGGCGTAGCGCGTGGGCATACGCCATATCAGAGTGCCGCGTTGTTGCCCGGCACCGTGCTGCACTTCCAGGTCGTGTTGCCTGGTTATGAGACGGCGTCGCACGAAGTGCGCATCCAGCCGGGGCGAACGGTGCAGGTCCGGATCCCGTTGCGGCGCCAGTAGGGGAACGCATGAGCGAGCAGAAAATAGGCAAGTCCAAACGCGACGCGAAGATCTCGGTCAGTCGTGAAGTGGAACATACCGTGGTGACGGCGATCGAACGAGTCGAAGGGCCAGGACCAAAACGCGCTTATATTTTATTCCTCTCCGGTCCGCTGGTCGGCAAGCTGCATATGTTGGCC from Deltaproteobacteria bacterium encodes the following:
- a CDS encoding EscU/YscU/HrcU family type III secretion system export apparatus switch protein — protein: MAEDSSQEKTEDATPRRVREARKKGQVAKSRDLNTIVILIAAFAGMLVLFQMSTEDFRALFQQVFEFTKQREIDNRELFHQLGAACISMTKILAPYLGLLTVIALAVGFLQTGPIFATEPIQMQMKRLNIVENVKNMAKITTLIELVKNILKVSLVFFLAYWVLKKSLNEVLLTMTASPLHGAEVAQRVLTAFLIRVFVVFIVLAIIDIMVQRWQYKKQLRMTKDEVKREYKQDEGDPLIKSMRRQLHQEMAQSDVRKAVAAADMVVTNPTELAIALKYDTANMAAPQVLAKGQRLFAQLIREVAEEYDVPIMRNIPLAWALIELEIGDEIPESLYTAVAELLLIVYRMREQQKQPTAPQS
- a CDS encoding serine/threonine protein kinase: MGQYYLLEKLAQGGMAEIYKGLAYDLHGIKRIVVIKKILPHIAANREFIDMLIAEAKIAVMLTHGNIAQIYDLGKVGADYFIVMEYVPGWSVSQIQRECAARKLPIPIPFACYITAEIAAGLDYMHERTDERGEPLHIVHRDVSPQNVILSESGTVKIIDFGIAKARTKLETTDVGILKGKFAYMSPEHANGEAMDHRSDIFSLGVILHEMLAGVRLFKARDQRETLRNVRRCEPAVPSTLRPDVSPALDAIVLQSLAKACDARTASAGLLRGALLRLLHQTFPEFRPQDVVTFLHQLFGEVEPEGEPEDAEGKTPLLISDFTQSAVVGTRGGEPFESIVEHGVPTVIAELMEPFGRERPMAPTVDEAPLAAETEADEVSVTVAGTDLQSRALAWLRRCRATGAPVWQAVQRLRLRPLRRREIGIVAGLCVLCGVGLLWISGTGALLWDSWQQRQPLLAERQPVVLGSEPVVATVALHVTSTPAGAKIFLDQRETGLVTPTTLRGLVRDHEYELGFFLDGYQYYRIPWNMRDATAKSLEIVLTPDYGRVKIETTPAGASLRIDGVARGHTPYQSAALLPGTVLHFQVVLPGYETASHEVRIQPGRTVQVRIPLRRQ